In one Conger conger chromosome 5, fConCon1.1, whole genome shotgun sequence genomic region, the following are encoded:
- the LOC133128971 gene encoding signal-transducing adaptor protein 2-like, translated as MAATTSTKRAGRPRSQLPACYHEGYLEKKASKEKVFRRLWTCVCGNTLFFFNSHRDSEYVEKLELSGFLSMADDGSRDRNLEAARFSLRLKDGEVKLTAPNLESRELWKGFIYAVVELSVPTSLNLLPGQLHLLGEVVEKERRRRKSASLPAAPTTPLYLPLLGEIPPCFQPVSRREAEVLLERHPDCGNLLLRPGRDGTSLAVTTRQDLNGSVFRHYRVSQREEGGYVIDVENPIPCETLHDVINCLLEKTSGTLQPFLLEEPYEENIAFVKSNDENGERSLQWAPNSPLHRATSSPLHRAPVLPPKPGNNPGHVYVVLRVQVP; from the exons ATGGCGGCCACGACATCCACAAAGCGTGCGGGGCGACCGCGGTCGCAGCTGCCCGCCTGCTACCACGAGGGTTACCTCGAGAAGAAAGCGTCAAAGGAGAAG GTGTTCCGGAGgctgtggacgtgtgtgtgtggaaacactCTGTTTTTCTTCAACAGCCACAGGGACAgcgag tatgtggagAAGCTGGAGCTCAGTGGTTTTCTCTCCATGGCGGATGACGGGAGCAGAGACCGGAATCTGGAGGCGGCGCGATTCAGTCTGCGGCTGAAGGACGGGGAGGTGAAACTCACG gctccaAATTTGGAGTCTCGTGAGCTGTGGAAGGGGTTCATCTATGCTGTGGTAGAG CTCTCTGTGCCCACCTCCCTGAACCTCCTCCCAGGACAGCTCCACCTGCtgggggaggtggtggagaaggagaggagacgACGAAAATCCGCCTCCCTCCCGGCGGCCCCCACCACTCCCCTATACCTCCCCCTGCTGGGCGAGATCCCACC CTGCTTCCAGCCCGTGTCCCGCAGAGAGGCGGAGGTGCTGCTGGAGAGGCACCCGGACTGCGGGAACCTCCTCCTGCGGCCGGGCCGGGACGGAACCTCACTGGCTGTGACCACACGGCAGGACCTCAACGG gtCTGTGTTCCGACATTACCGTGTCTCTCAGCGGGAGGAAGGGGGCTATGTCATCGATGTGGAAAACCCA atcccGTGCGAGACGCTTCACGACGTCATAAACTGTCTGCTGGAGAAAACGTCCGGCACCCTGCAGCCCTTCCTGCTGGAGGAGCCGTACGAGGAGAACATCG cctttGTGAAGTCCAACGATGAGAACGGAGAGAGGAGCCTGCAATGGGCCCCCAACAGCCCCCTTCACAGGGCCACCAGCAGCCCCCTTCATAGGGCCCCTGTCCTGCCTCCCAAACCAGGTAACAACCct ggtcacgTGTACGTAGTCCTCCGGGTCCAAGTGCCGTGA